From the genome of Xiphophorus couchianus chromosome 6, X_couchianus-1.0, whole genome shotgun sequence, one region includes:
- the LOC114146746 gene encoding CTD small phosphatase-like protein isoform X2 — protein sequence MDHMSIITQVSNPKEEEIISFNQEKASQSNSSLKKQRSRSIFSTFFCCFRNYNVEPPATNSTLPPPVEENGSPPKPPAKYLLPEMKISDYGRKCVVIDLDETLVHSSFKPISNADFIVPVEIDGTVHQVYVLKRPHVDEFLQKMGELFECVLFTASLAKYADPVADLLDQWGVFRARLFRESCVFHRGNYVKDLSRLGRELNNVIIVDNSPASYIFHPENAVPVQSWFDDMNDTELLDLLPFFEGLSKEDEVYGVLQNFRSR from the exons ATGGACCACATGTCCATAATAACTCAAGTTTCCAACCCGAAGGAGGAGGAAATAATCTCTTTTAACCAAGAAAAAG CATCCCAGTCGAACAGCAGCCTGAAGAAGCAGAGGAGCCGAAGCATATTCAGCACATTCTTTTGTTGCTTTCGCAACTACAATGTGGAGCCACCAGCCACCAACAGCACTCTGCCTCCACCTGTTGAGGAGAACGGATCGCCTCCCAAG cCGCCAGCCAAATACCTCCTACCAGAGATGAAAATATCCGACTATGGTAGAAAGTGTGTGGTGATAGACTTGGATGAAACACTCGTGCACAGCTCCTTTAAG cCCATCAGTAACGCTGATTTTATTGTACCGGTGGAGATCGATGGTACCGTTCATCAG gtgtATGTGCTGAAAAGGCCCCATGTGGACGAGTTCCTCCAGAAGATGGGAGAGTTGTTTGAATGTGTGCTCTTCACAGCCAGTCTCGCTAAG TACGCGGACCCTGTGGCCGACCTGCTGGACCAGTGGGGCGTTTTTCGAGCGCGGCTCTTCAGAGAGTCATGCGTGTTTCACAGAGGGAACTACGTCAAAGACCTCAGTCGGCTGGGGCGGGAGCTCAACAACGTTATTATTGTCGACAATTCGCCCGCCTCCTATATTTTTCATCCAGAAAATGCT GTCCCAGTTCAGTCCTGGTTCGATGACATGAATGACACAGAACTCCTGGACCTGCTGCCTTTTTTCGAGGGACTCAGCAAAGAAGACGAGGTTTACGGAGTCCTGCAGAACTTCCGGAGCAGGTAG
- the LOC114146746 gene encoding CTD small phosphatase-like protein isoform X1 has translation MDHMSIITQVSNPKEEEIISFNQEKASQSNSSLKKQRSRSIFSTFFCCFRNYNVEPPATNSTLPPPVEENGSPPKCDQVEVIPVPSPPAKYLLPEMKISDYGRKCVVIDLDETLVHSSFKPISNADFIVPVEIDGTVHQVYVLKRPHVDEFLQKMGELFECVLFTASLAKYADPVADLLDQWGVFRARLFRESCVFHRGNYVKDLSRLGRELNNVIIVDNSPASYIFHPENAVPVQSWFDDMNDTELLDLLPFFEGLSKEDEVYGVLQNFRSR, from the exons ATGGACCACATGTCCATAATAACTCAAGTTTCCAACCCGAAGGAGGAGGAAATAATCTCTTTTAACCAAGAAAAAG CATCCCAGTCGAACAGCAGCCTGAAGAAGCAGAGGAGCCGAAGCATATTCAGCACATTCTTTTGTTGCTTTCGCAACTACAATGTGGAGCCACCAGCCACCAACAGCACTCTGCCTCCACCTGTTGAGGAGAACGGATCGCCTCCCAAG TGTGACCAGGTCGAGGTCATCCCTGTCCCTAGT cCGCCAGCCAAATACCTCCTACCAGAGATGAAAATATCCGACTATGGTAGAAAGTGTGTGGTGATAGACTTGGATGAAACACTCGTGCACAGCTCCTTTAAG cCCATCAGTAACGCTGATTTTATTGTACCGGTGGAGATCGATGGTACCGTTCATCAG gtgtATGTGCTGAAAAGGCCCCATGTGGACGAGTTCCTCCAGAAGATGGGAGAGTTGTTTGAATGTGTGCTCTTCACAGCCAGTCTCGCTAAG TACGCGGACCCTGTGGCCGACCTGCTGGACCAGTGGGGCGTTTTTCGAGCGCGGCTCTTCAGAGAGTCATGCGTGTTTCACAGAGGGAACTACGTCAAAGACCTCAGTCGGCTGGGGCGGGAGCTCAACAACGTTATTATTGTCGACAATTCGCCCGCCTCCTATATTTTTCATCCAGAAAATGCT GTCCCAGTTCAGTCCTGGTTCGATGACATGAATGACACAGAACTCCTGGACCTGCTGCCTTTTTTCGAGGGACTCAGCAAAGAAGACGAGGTTTACGGAGTCCTGCAGAACTTCCGGAGCAGGTAG